The Alteromonas stellipolaris genome includes a region encoding these proteins:
- a CDS encoding insulinase family protein, protein MTNVQKFDNAYHFTLPNGLRVMLCHEPQSSTSYVSMAVRAGHFYDPSDCQGLAHLLEHMLFMGSRHFPNPNSINGFIEQHGGNINAWTGTEYANYHYQCDGSAIAQTLPAFADMLRQPILNETALINEIKSIDAEFQFKIKDDLRRLYQIHKETCNPAHPFSKFSVGNADIFSKHEVNSLREALRALHKQYYCGRNMCLCISSPVPIAQLEALITQSFSSFEAGALASDSWPALYSSSQLGIQINIKPLQTARRMIVTFALPGIHNDIDTKPLNYISHLLGDEGEGSLLAYLKSQNWAVNLIAGSGIEGDKFKDFNISFQLTELGLANQHHVVMALFSYLELVKLSINDSWRFEEKAQLTALALEYEENVKPLTMVSEFAQHQFLFTPEQLRKLRTSIGSYDGAVMKEALSFFTPFNIRLKVISPDVETDRSCAYYNARYRVQPIAEEQLNAFASPITIEALSLPPPNPYLGESYALVLPETGFDNPTKLVDKDGVRFWFAQDQQFFSPKGDIYVSFDMVHFSDSLTAVAAKRIWLSALNDYLQAKYYRAEIAGLHYRIYGHQAGFTLHTRGFTNQQMLLAEQLLEAVLSFKPSEFNFQHYKQMQLQNLQNSLLNKPTNRLFSRLSVLIQRNTQAPVELLQAVANTSYEDMIKVRDTAFDDYFIESFVHGNWASEQAMGFAHTIDSKCVNTSGAPLSRAVSKLPVGEAFYHQVSCEHDDAAVVLYLQAPTAGLHDTALCMVLEQMLAAPFFNALRTEQQLGYIVGTGYVPHNQHPGMAFYVQSPNNSAKTLLDAMTVFLFQQLEEIEFYRFYWSTIKQNLLKQLEERDLNLSMKSQRLWISLGTQDLSFNRNTQLAECISALSFEDIQSYAHQLAKRERCGELILFAEGKHEKLETPKHRTINGISEFKSQIPYY, encoded by the coding sequence GTGACTAACGTTCAAAAATTTGACAATGCATATCACTTTACCCTGCCTAACGGCCTTAGGGTTATGTTATGCCACGAGCCACAATCCAGCACCTCCTATGTTTCTATGGCGGTTCGTGCGGGTCATTTTTACGATCCAAGCGATTGTCAGGGGTTAGCCCATTTACTAGAACATATGCTCTTTATGGGAAGTCGACATTTTCCAAACCCAAATAGTATCAACGGGTTCATCGAGCAACATGGCGGTAATATTAACGCGTGGACAGGTACTGAATATGCGAATTATCACTATCAGTGTGACGGTTCTGCGATTGCACAAACCCTTCCGGCCTTTGCCGATATGTTGCGCCAGCCCATCTTAAATGAAACCGCGCTTATAAACGAAATCAAATCCATTGATGCAGAGTTTCAGTTTAAAATTAAAGACGATTTACGCCGGCTTTATCAAATTCACAAAGAAACGTGTAATCCCGCTCACCCCTTCTCTAAATTTTCTGTTGGCAATGCTGATATATTTTCAAAACACGAAGTTAACAGCCTTCGCGAGGCATTAAGAGCTCTGCACAAACAGTATTATTGTGGGCGCAATATGTGTTTGTGTATTTCAAGCCCTGTTCCTATTGCTCAGCTAGAAGCGTTAATAACGCAGAGTTTTTCAAGTTTTGAGGCCGGCGCGTTAGCCAGTGATTCTTGGCCTGCGCTTTATTCCTCTTCTCAGCTTGGCATTCAAATTAATATCAAACCGCTGCAAACAGCGCGGCGAATGATAGTAACCTTTGCATTACCAGGCATTCACAATGATATCGATACCAAACCGCTAAATTATATTAGTCATTTACTTGGCGATGAAGGCGAAGGCAGTCTACTTGCCTACTTAAAGAGCCAAAACTGGGCGGTAAATCTAATTGCTGGTTCGGGTATTGAAGGCGACAAATTCAAAGACTTCAATATTAGCTTTCAGTTAACAGAGCTTGGGTTAGCAAACCAACACCATGTGGTAATGGCACTATTTAGTTACTTAGAATTGGTTAAGCTTTCTATTAATGATTCATGGCGATTCGAAGAGAAAGCACAACTTACCGCACTAGCTCTAGAATATGAAGAGAACGTCAAGCCGCTAACGATGGTTAGCGAATTTGCTCAGCATCAGTTTTTATTCACTCCGGAGCAACTAAGAAAGCTTCGCACGAGTATCGGTAGCTACGACGGCGCAGTCATGAAAGAGGCCTTGTCGTTCTTTACGCCGTTTAACATTCGATTAAAGGTAATCTCTCCGGATGTAGAAACCGACAGAAGCTGCGCATATTACAATGCAAGATACCGTGTTCAGCCTATTGCTGAAGAACAATTGAACGCCTTTGCGTCACCAATAACGATTGAAGCATTATCGCTGCCCCCTCCGAACCCTTATTTAGGGGAAAGCTACGCGTTAGTGTTACCAGAAACAGGATTCGATAACCCTACGAAATTGGTTGATAAAGACGGCGTGCGCTTCTGGTTTGCACAAGACCAACAGTTTTTTAGCCCCAAGGGCGACATTTATGTCTCGTTTGATATGGTGCACTTTTCTGATTCTTTAACCGCGGTTGCTGCTAAGCGAATTTGGTTAAGTGCATTAAATGACTACTTGCAAGCCAAGTATTACCGCGCCGAAATTGCGGGGCTGCATTATCGAATTTATGGCCACCAAGCTGGCTTTACATTGCATACCCGAGGCTTTACCAATCAGCAGATGTTATTAGCTGAGCAGTTGCTAGAAGCGGTCTTATCGTTTAAACCATCAGAGTTTAATTTTCAGCATTACAAACAAATGCAGCTTCAAAATTTACAGAACTCATTGTTGAACAAACCAACTAACCGCTTGTTCTCTAGGCTGAGTGTGTTGATACAACGTAATACTCAAGCTCCTGTGGAGTTATTGCAAGCGGTAGCCAACACTTCCTATGAAGATATGATTAAAGTGCGTGACACTGCATTTGACGATTATTTCATAGAAAGTTTTGTGCATGGCAATTGGGCCAGCGAGCAAGCGATGGGATTCGCACACACTATTGATAGTAAATGTGTTAACACTAGCGGTGCACCTTTGTCTCGCGCGGTATCGAAACTTCCCGTTGGCGAAGCTTTTTATCATCAAGTCAGTTGTGAGCACGACGATGCGGCTGTTGTGCTGTATTTACAAGCCCCTACTGCAGGCCTACACGACACTGCACTTTGTATGGTGTTAGAGCAAATGTTGGCGGCACCATTTTTCAATGCGCTTCGAACAGAACAGCAGTTGGGCTACATTGTGGGAACCGGCTATGTTCCCCACAATCAACACCCTGGGATGGCATTTTATGTGCAAAGCCCTAATAACAGTGCCAAAACGCTACTTGATGCCATGACCGTATTCCTGTTTCAGCAGTTAGAAGAAATCGAGTTTTATCGTTTTTATTGGTCTACTATCAAACAGAACTTATTAAAGCAACTTGAAGAACGTGACCTTAATTTGTCGATGAAGTCGCAAAGACTATGGATAAGCTTAGGTACTCAAGATTTAAGCTTTAATAGAAATACACAACTTGCTGAGTGTATTAGTGCGTTAAGTTTTGAAGATATACAAAGTTACGCCCATCAACTTGCCAAGCGAGAGCGTTGCGGAGAGTTGATTCTGTTTGCAGAAGGAAAGCACGAAAAACTAGAAACGCCAAAGCACAGAACCATAAATGGAATTTCAGAGTTTAAATCCCAAATTCCTTATTACTAG
- a CDS encoding EAL domain-containing protein, whose translation MRSTLAYSVIVIWLQLLGVIFSDAAAIEVADLQFTELDKRDGLSNTVVLDIAEDDKGYIWLATPNGLNRYSGYEINQYHPSDNDPHALPSGFIQKLFVDSDGILWIATHSGLARYRPESDDFETFSKQNSVIKLDVITTISEGIDGSILFSDHKYAYSLSKKENDKIKIISQIYKAESTIKLIFDESSRIWFGSNELGAKILDKNTNEVFDLGMVNPWGISLDTGALHDITVIEGNYWLATNEGVYVISANGGQLKHISKELMNLDGDVNVTSIIEFDEHVWFSSDNGLFIVNTNIESPKNISSADITHLSSDKKNITKLTQNIIFGITKDRSGALWLGTMQNAFKFHSEFSEIRFHSSALKDTDGDKNSTIWGLAQDSSNDIYFASQQDGVGRLDRVTGDFDYLSFDEEISLGTSYWDVEIDKEGYFWVASSGGLSVYKRIDNKLELLKRYFPGQFVDYIYKGKDRVWVWLEDNGLYSLDTTSTNSALPLPVHHEVDNTSNILLPIFTDNNNRLWLRQESGILIYSLSSNTVVERIGKEKGLSSPVYGVYETPDAFWLTTRSDGVLKVDKKTLQVVQRQTRDDGNGFIFSSIGTHDSIWYADSAGVHQIDLSTLSEISKVSNAQLEFNSLGESAVLATSNGDIYFGGNKGFNRISKAHQVSTVETENRTSKPELFEFRIFGESNQANTGLLGIDKQAAEETSLANITYNSEKMLEYFESRFSISFGLINAVYPKEVSYRYRLKGMDNLWVYNENVRTAQFNNISFGSYIFEVQAIEPGKHWSKSRELRIYINRPPWLHTVALVFYALLLTIVLAFIIRQYQLRKSNQLSIRESEERLKLTLWSSGDELWDWDVYRGQVYRANTWGTLDFPQDDIRTTGAYDANIHPNDIGRVRDALRSHLEGKSDFYELAYRAKTFKNQWIWLLDRGKVVERDHNQQPVRMTGTLKNINHLKEAEEQLNLFKRSIENISEGVFITTTQFKFISVNNAYCSYTGETREQALASYLHFHLYPDAFTEEIKKTLKTKGNWSGEVESVRVNGERYEMELNIDAVHDDDGKISHFVGVFSDITSRKSTEKELLKLANIDPLTELPNRSFYQASHQNLVRKGAPHTLLCLDMDNFKKINDSLGHQTGDILIKQIAKRLQRITGKNATCYRLGGDEFSVLMEDSADIHTVTHYAQNLLDTLARPFIINKQEFVLGASLGIAFFPDDGNTPQEMLKNADTAMYFAKNNGGNSYQFFSGEMNQNAVRQLQIENLIRQGIKDDLFTVYYQPKVDIASGKLVSMEALVRFEHPQKGIVSPGQFIPLAEQTGQIIEIGEQVLRKACIDTKRWVSQGLFTGRVAVNISVKQFELPDLDDRINRILSEVGLSPLHLECEITEGTLMEDPENGLRMMSRLRERGIHLALDDFGTGYSSLAYLKRFPLNTLKIDKAFIDDIAKSSVDRHMAAAIINIAHNLGLKVVAEGVEEEEQLNILRRYDCEMLQGFLYSRPLNAERFEKLLTENQKLHNLLGHSNI comes from the coding sequence GTGCGCTCAACCCTAGCTTACTCAGTTATAGTCATATGGCTTCAACTGCTCGGAGTAATTTTCTCCGATGCGGCGGCCATAGAAGTTGCTGATTTACAATTTACTGAGTTAGATAAACGAGACGGTTTATCCAATACTGTTGTCCTCGACATTGCCGAAGACGACAAGGGATACATATGGCTTGCGACACCTAACGGGCTTAACCGTTACTCTGGTTATGAAATTAATCAGTATCACCCGTCAGATAACGACCCCCATGCCCTTCCTAGTGGATTTATTCAAAAATTATTTGTCGATTCTGATGGCATCCTTTGGATTGCGACTCATTCAGGATTAGCCCGTTACCGACCCGAAAGCGATGATTTTGAAACATTTTCCAAACAAAACTCTGTCATCAAACTCGATGTAATCACAACAATTAGTGAAGGTATTGACGGTAGCATTTTGTTTTCGGACCATAAATATGCCTATTCCTTATCTAAGAAAGAAAACGACAAAATTAAGATAATCTCCCAAATCTATAAAGCTGAAAGTACCATCAAGTTAATATTTGATGAGTCGTCTAGAATTTGGTTTGGTTCAAATGAGCTTGGTGCAAAGATTTTAGATAAGAATACCAACGAAGTTTTTGATTTGGGTATGGTCAACCCATGGGGGATCAGTCTAGATACAGGGGCTTTGCATGATATTACAGTAATAGAAGGCAATTATTGGTTGGCCACTAATGAAGGCGTATATGTTATCAGTGCGAATGGCGGCCAACTCAAGCATATAAGTAAAGAGTTAATGAACCTTGATGGCGACGTAAATGTCACCTCTATCATAGAGTTTGATGAGCATGTTTGGTTCAGCTCAGACAATGGCCTTTTTATCGTTAATACCAATATTGAATCACCAAAAAATATATCTTCTGCAGACATTACCCATTTAAGTTCAGACAAAAAAAATATAACCAAGCTTACTCAAAACATTATTTTCGGTATTACTAAAGATAGATCCGGTGCGCTGTGGCTGGGCACTATGCAAAATGCGTTCAAATTCCACTCAGAATTTTCAGAAATACGTTTTCATTCTAGTGCACTTAAAGACACAGATGGAGATAAAAACTCAACGATATGGGGTCTAGCTCAAGATTCTTCCAATGACATATATTTTGCTTCTCAACAAGATGGAGTTGGGAGGCTTGATCGCGTCACTGGTGATTTCGACTATTTATCTTTCGATGAGGAGATATCTCTTGGCACTAGCTATTGGGATGTTGAAATTGATAAAGAAGGGTATTTTTGGGTTGCCAGTTCAGGTGGTTTAAGTGTCTATAAGCGAATAGATAATAAGCTTGAACTTTTAAAACGTTATTTCCCAGGGCAGTTTGTTGACTATATATATAAGGGTAAAGACAGAGTTTGGGTTTGGCTAGAAGACAATGGTTTGTATTCATTAGACACCACCTCTACAAATTCGGCATTACCTTTACCGGTGCATCACGAAGTAGATAACACCTCAAATATTCTACTCCCTATCTTTACTGACAATAACAATCGCCTATGGCTTAGACAAGAAAGTGGCATTCTTATTTACTCCCTCTCTAGCAACACGGTAGTAGAGCGAATTGGCAAAGAAAAAGGCCTCTCGTCACCCGTTTACGGCGTGTATGAAACACCTGACGCGTTCTGGTTAACCACCCGTTCGGATGGCGTGCTTAAAGTTGACAAGAAAACTCTGCAGGTCGTACAGCGACAAACTCGTGATGATGGAAATGGATTCATCTTTTCATCTATTGGTACCCACGACAGTATTTGGTATGCAGACAGCGCAGGTGTGCATCAAATAGATTTATCTACATTGAGTGAAATATCCAAAGTTTCGAATGCCCAACTTGAATTTAATTCTTTAGGGGAAAGTGCAGTTTTAGCAACTTCTAATGGCGATATCTATTTTGGTGGCAACAAAGGCTTCAATAGGATATCTAAGGCACATCAGGTTTCGACGGTTGAAACTGAAAACCGGACAAGCAAACCTGAGCTATTCGAATTTCGTATTTTCGGAGAGTCAAATCAAGCTAACACTGGTTTACTAGGAATCGATAAGCAAGCTGCTGAAGAGACATCTCTTGCGAATATCACTTACAACAGTGAAAAAATGCTAGAGTATTTTGAATCTAGATTCAGCATTTCGTTTGGTTTAATTAACGCTGTCTACCCAAAAGAGGTTTCATATCGCTATCGTCTAAAAGGCATGGATAATCTGTGGGTTTACAACGAAAATGTCAGAACTGCTCAATTTAACAACATTTCGTTTGGCAGTTATATTTTTGAAGTCCAAGCTATCGAGCCGGGGAAACATTGGTCTAAAAGTCGCGAGTTAAGAATCTATATTAATCGCCCGCCTTGGCTTCATACTGTCGCATTAGTTTTTTATGCACTTTTACTTACCATTGTTTTGGCCTTTATCATTCGACAATACCAATTACGTAAATCGAATCAACTTTCCATACGTGAATCAGAAGAGCGACTCAAACTTACCTTATGGAGTTCTGGCGACGAGCTATGGGATTGGGATGTATACCGTGGTCAAGTATATCGAGCAAACACATGGGGCACGTTAGACTTCCCGCAAGACGATATAAGAACCACCGGCGCCTATGATGCGAATATCCATCCTAATGATATAGGCCGTGTTAGAGACGCCTTACGCAGCCATTTAGAAGGTAAAAGTGACTTCTATGAGCTTGCCTATCGCGCTAAAACCTTCAAAAACCAATGGATATGGTTACTCGATCGCGGAAAAGTGGTTGAACGGGATCACAACCAGCAGCCGGTTCGTATGACCGGAACCTTGAAGAATATTAACCACCTAAAAGAGGCTGAAGAGCAACTAAACCTGTTTAAGCGTTCAATTGAAAATATTTCTGAGGGTGTGTTTATTACCACCACACAGTTTAAATTTATTTCAGTAAATAACGCTTACTGTAGCTATACAGGTGAAACTAGAGAACAAGCCCTTGCAAGCTACCTGCATTTCCATTTGTATCCCGATGCGTTTACAGAAGAGATTAAAAAGACCCTGAAAACGAAAGGTAATTGGTCGGGTGAAGTAGAATCAGTTCGCGTTAATGGTGAACGTTATGAAATGGAACTAAACATAGATGCAGTGCACGATGACGACGGAAAGATAAGTCACTTCGTTGGTGTATTTAGTGATATCACCTCACGTAAGAGTACCGAAAAAGAATTACTTAAGCTGGCTAATATTGACCCGCTAACTGAACTACCTAACCGCTCTTTCTACCAAGCAAGTCATCAGAACTTAGTTCGTAAAGGCGCCCCTCACACCTTGCTGTGTTTGGACATGGACAACTTCAAGAAGATAAATGACTCGCTAGGCCACCAAACTGGCGACATTTTAATTAAACAAATTGCCAAACGCCTACAACGCATTACGGGTAAAAATGCGACTTGTTATCGTCTTGGTGGCGATGAGTTCAGTGTCTTAATGGAAGATAGTGCAGATATTCATACTGTCACCCATTACGCGCAAAACTTACTAGACACCCTCGCTCGCCCGTTCATTATCAATAAGCAAGAGTTTGTGTTGGGCGCAAGCCTAGGGATAGCCTTCTTCCCTGACGATGGCAATACGCCACAAGAAATGCTAAAAAATGCCGACACAGCCATGTACTTTGCAAAAAATAATGGTGGTAATAGCTATCAATTCTTCAGCGGTGAAATGAACCAAAATGCGGTTCGTCAGTTACAAATCGAAAACTTAATTCGCCAAGGTATTAAAGACGACTTATTTACGGTTTACTACCAACCGAAAGTTGATATCGCCTCTGGCAAACTGGTGAGTATGGAAGCGTTAGTGCGCTTTGAACACCCGCAGAAAGGCATAGTGAGTCCTGGGCAATTTATTCCCCTTGCTGAGCAAACAGGTCAGATCATCGAAATTGGTGAACAGGTATTACGTAAAGCCTGTATAGATACCAAACGCTGGGTCTCTCAAGGCTTATTTACCGGCCGAGTAGCCGTAAATATCTCTGTTAAACAATTCGAACTTCCAGATTTAGACGACAGAATTAACCGCATTTTAAGCGAAGTAGGCCTTTCTCCACTGCACTTAGAATGTGAAATTACCGAAGGGACCTTAATGGAAGACCCTGAAAATGGTCTTCGGATGATGAGCCGATTGAGAGAGCGTGGCATACACCTTGCCCTTGATGATTTTGGTACTGGGTACTCTTCCTTGGCCTATCTGAAGCGATTCCCACTCAATACGCTTAAAATAGATAAAGCCTTTATTGACGATATCGCTAAAAGTAGCGTAGATCGTCATATGGCAGCAGCAATAATTAATATCGCCCACAACCTAGGCTTAAAAGTAGTGGCTGAAGGGGTTGAGGAAGAAGAGCAATTAAATATTTTGCGTCGCTATGATTGCGAGATGTTGCAAGGCTTTTTATATAGCCGCCCCCTTAACGCAGAGCGATTTGAAAAATTACTTACCGAAAATCAAAAACTTCACAACCTGCTTGGCCATTCAAACATCTGA